In a genomic window of Mucilaginibacter sp. KACC 22063:
- a CDS encoding CBS domain-containing protein, whose product MLAAELVADAVPTVSTSEPIQKALDRMAEFKVRHLPVMKDDQYLGLLAEEEIILPDHNILISKLNLPLVPIFVLEDQHIYDVITLFYQRQITVVPVLSATKSYLGLITINSMNNWFAQLTSVTEPGGIIVLEITNRNNSLSHMAQIVESDNAQILSSYVRMFGDSTRMEITLKINKQDVSGISAAFLRYGYDVKAVFGHNDNNDDTMDRYDSLMNYLNL is encoded by the coding sequence ATGTTAGCTGCCGAGCTGGTTGCAGATGCCGTCCCTACCGTTAGTACTTCTGAACCCATTCAGAAGGCACTTGACCGTATGGCCGAATTTAAGGTGAGGCACCTCCCGGTTATGAAGGACGACCAGTACCTGGGCCTGCTTGCCGAAGAGGAAATTATACTACCCGACCATAATATTCTTATTTCGAAACTTAACCTGCCGCTTGTTCCCATTTTTGTGCTCGAAGATCAGCACATATATGACGTCATTACCCTTTTTTACCAGCGTCAAATTACGGTGGTTCCTGTTTTAAGTGCTACAAAAAGTTATCTGGGCCTCATTACTATCAATAGCATGAACAATTGGTTTGCGCAACTAACTTCAGTTACCGAACCCGGAGGCATTATTGTTTTGGAGATCACTAACAGAAATAACTCGCTGTCGCATATGGCGCAGATCGTTGAATCTGATAACGCTCAGATCCTTAGCTCTTATGTTCGTATGTTTGGCGATTCAACCCGTATGGAGATAACACTTAAAATAAACAAGCAGGACGTATCCGGCATATCAGCTGCTTTTTTAAGGTATGGATATGACGTTAAAGCAGTTTTTGGCCATAATGATAATAACGATGATACGATGGACCGTTATGATTCGCTGATGAACTACCTTAACTTATAA
- a CDS encoding NAD kinase, with the protein MRIAVYGRPFNESVFPFARQVFEELQKNKVDIYVHQILNDFLSEQLPDFSFPTFDENRPLKDYIDVFLTLGGDGTLLDTVAIIRDSGIPVVGINFGRLGFLASINKDDIEEAVAAIAQGEFTLDSRSLIKISCNEQIFGANDFALNDITIHKRDDAAMITMHAYLDDEYLNSYWGDGMIISTSTGSTAYSMSCGGPIIFPQSDSIVVTPVSPHNLNVRPIVLPDTSVLTFEVETRSGNYLVSCDSRTAVVDKTIKFCVSKADFRINLIRLHNETYLKTLRSKLMWGIDARNY; encoded by the coding sequence ATGAGAATTGCAGTTTACGGCAGGCCTTTCAACGAGTCGGTTTTTCCATTTGCCAGGCAGGTTTTCGAAGAACTACAAAAAAACAAGGTCGACATATACGTTCATCAAATACTGAACGATTTCCTTTCAGAGCAGCTTCCGGATTTTAGTTTTCCCACCTTTGATGAAAATCGTCCGCTTAAAGATTATATAGACGTTTTTTTAACGCTTGGCGGAGATGGTACCTTATTGGATACCGTTGCCATCATCCGCGATTCGGGTATCCCCGTGGTGGGTATCAATTTTGGCAGGCTGGGCTTTCTGGCCAGTATCAATAAAGATGATATTGAAGAAGCTGTTGCTGCAATAGCACAGGGAGAGTTTACGCTTGATAGCCGCTCGCTGATCAAGATCAGTTGTAACGAGCAAATATTCGGCGCTAATGATTTTGCACTAAACGATATCACCATCCATAAACGTGATGATGCAGCCATGATCACCATGCACGCCTATCTTGATGATGAGTACCTTAACTCTTATTGGGGCGATGGCATGATCATTTCGACATCAACAGGGTCTACAGCTTATTCTATGAGCTGTGGTGGGCCTATTATATTCCCGCAGTCAGATAGTATCGTAGTTACGCCGGTATCGCCGCATAATTTAAATGTGAGGCCGATTGTGTTACCAGATACCAGTGTACTTACTTTTGAAGTAGAGACACGCAGCGGGAATTACCTGGTGTCATGTGATTCGCGTACGGCAGTGGTAGATAAGACGATCAAGTTCTGCGTTTCAAAGGCCGATTTCAGGATCAACCTCATCAGGCTGCATAATGAAACCTACCTGAAAACGTTAAGAAGTAAACTAATGTGGGGTATTGATGCCCGTAACTATTAA
- the porG gene encoding type IX secretion system protein PorG encodes MPRIFTTLLLVLFTLTVSAQAWELGVTGGAAGYMGDLNTRNMFQVSGGAFGGFVKKNFNPYLSLKAGFMHGVIAAADSNSKFEQNRLRNLSFSTTLNELSLMAEFNFLQYRPGIDKHAFSPYVFVGIGGVAFNPRARVDKHSDWVDLRPLMTEGQVKPYSNVAVTIPYGVGLKYNFTHSLSLIADVGYRSAKTDYLDDVSGNYKVPTPVRNEDLAIAKYFADRRLSSDKGSLGSQRGDGRSFDTYMFFSLSVSFTFVSDKCYFSY; translated from the coding sequence ATGCCCCGGATTTTTACTACGCTTTTACTGGTTCTCTTCACACTTACGGTAAGTGCACAGGCATGGGAGCTTGGCGTTACAGGTGGTGCTGCAGGGTATATGGGCGATCTGAACACGCGCAATATGTTCCAGGTGAGTGGCGGTGCATTCGGGGGCTTTGTAAAGAAAAATTTTAATCCATACTTATCTCTTAAGGCCGGCTTTATGCATGGTGTAATAGCTGCTGCAGACAGTAACTCAAAATTTGAACAAAACCGTTTACGTAACCTTAGTTTTTCCACTACGCTTAATGAGTTAAGCCTTATGGCAGAATTTAACTTTCTGCAATACCGGCCGGGTATAGATAAACATGCCTTCAGCCCTTATGTATTTGTTGGGATAGGAGGGGTGGCCTTTAACCCAAGGGCAAGGGTAGATAAGCATTCAGATTGGGTAGACTTGCGTCCTTTAATGACAGAAGGGCAGGTTAAGCCTTATTCTAACGTAGCGGTTACTATTCCTTACGGCGTTGGCTTAAAATATAATTTTACCCATAGCCTGAGCCTCATTGCCGATGTAGGCTATCGCAGCGCTAAAACAGATTACCTGGATGATGTCTCAGGAAATTACAAAGTTCCGACTCCCGTACGTAATGAAGATCTTGCTATAGCGAAGTATTTTGCAGACCGCAGGTTATCTTCTGATAAGGGTTCTTTAGGGTCACAACGCGGCGATGGTCGTTCGTTTGATACGTATATGTTCTTCTCATTATCGGTATCATTCACCTTCGTTTCTGATAAGTGTTACTTTTCTTACTAA
- a CDS encoding ExbD/TolR family protein, translating into MAELNSTPEKAGNKTSRNRLPLRVDLTAMVDLAFLLITFFMLTTTLQKNNAMAVTMPADGPSEPVGMSRTLTLCLGNHNKVLSYMGTPDKPLATPQVADYSKSGIRKLLLETAKNVTASTGKRLVVLVKPSDHSVYENLVSTLDELNITKTESYAIVDITKNDVGLLKQYKAY; encoded by the coding sequence ATGGCCGAGCTAAATTCAACCCCCGAAAAAGCTGGTAACAAAACATCACGCAATCGTTTACCGCTTCGCGTAGATCTTACTGCAATGGTAGATCTTGCTTTTCTGCTCATCACGTTTTTCATGCTTACCACAACCTTGCAAAAGAACAATGCAATGGCAGTTACCATGCCCGCAGATGGACCAAGTGAACCTGTAGGCATGAGCCGGACGCTCACCCTGTGTTTAGGCAACCATAACAAAGTGCTGAGCTACATGGGCACGCCGGATAAACCATTGGCTACTCCGCAAGTAGCTGATTACAGTAAAAGCGGGATACGTAAATTGCTTCTGGAAACGGCTAAAAACGTGACTGCCTCAACAGGTAAGCGTTTGGTGGTGCTGGTTAAACCGAGCGACCATAGTGTATATGAGAACCTGGTAAGTACACTGGATGAGTTAAATATTACAAAAACCGAAAGTTATGCTATAGTTGATATCACTAAAAACGATGTTGGCTTGCTAAAGCAATACAAAGCATATTAA
- a CDS encoding isoprenyl transferase gives MSYKEQIDTLKLPQHVAIIMDGNGRWAKGKGKLRVFGHHNGVISVRDVVEAAGEIGVKYLTLYTFSSENWNRPKFEVTAIMELLIGTINKEIAKLMENNVRLNTIGDINMLPTKAARELTEAIRKTSSNTGLTLTLALSYSSRREIVAAARQLAEKVQQGLLKAEDIDEQLFADNLYTADMPDPELLIRTSGEYRISNYMLWQIAYAELYFTSKLWPDFRREDFFEAIVDYQKRERRFGKTSEQVN, from the coding sequence ATGAGTTATAAAGAACAGATAGATACCTTAAAGTTACCACAGCACGTGGCCATTATAATGGATGGAAACGGCAGGTGGGCTAAAGGTAAAGGTAAGCTGCGTGTATTCGGGCACCATAACGGGGTAATCTCTGTTAGGGATGTAGTTGAGGCAGCCGGAGAGATTGGTGTAAAATATCTTACCCTTTATACCTTCTCGTCTGAAAACTGGAACAGGCCTAAATTTGAGGTAACTGCAATTATGGAGTTACTGATCGGTACCATTAATAAAGAAATTGCAAAGCTGATGGAAAACAATGTGCGCCTTAATACCATAGGCGACATTAACATGCTGCCAACAAAAGCTGCACGTGAGCTTACCGAAGCAATTAGAAAAACTTCGTCTAATACTGGTTTAACCTTAACGCTTGCTTTAAGTTACAGTTCGCGCCGTGAGATTGTGGCCGCTGCAAGGCAGCTGGCAGAAAAAGTACAGCAAGGCCTTTTAAAAGCTGAAGATATTGATGAGCAATTATTTGCTGACAACTTATATACTGCCGATATGCCTGACCCTGAACTACTGATCAGAACAAGCGGTGAATACCGGATCAGTAATTACATGCTTTGGCAAATTGCCTATGCAGAACTATACTTTACTTCAAAATTATGGCCTGATTTCCGTAGGGAAGACTTTTTTGAAGCCATTGTTGATTACCAGAAAAGGGAACGCAGGTTTGGTAAGACAAGTGAACAGGTTAACTAA
- the bamA gene encoding outer membrane protein assembly factor BamA, whose translation MNKLFFAILFSVLAGTAMAQVSQPSALQRPNLPTDSLSYLNPKDYIIGGLTVSGAKYLDKDILIQVSKLNKGDKITLPGDASSNVIRNLWQQGLFDDVKLNITKINLDTIYLDIAVQERPRLSRLHILGIRKGEVEDVQKKLNDKTGKIVNENLLNTTTAIIKKHFNEKGFLNTTVDIKQRKDPGDESSVILDVTVNKHQKVKINDVIFEGNKEFSTATLRKYLPKTRKRKFYNIFGSRKFKEDQYEEDKQTLIEKMAAKGYRDAEIISDSVWKHDDNTVNVKIKVYEGPKYYFGKINWSGNAKYSTAILSKILRVQKGDVFSEEQLNKRLSGPTPNSDDVSSLYLNDGYLTYQADPVQTKIYNDTVDLDIRIYEGPQYRINRVIVKGNDVTNDKVVMREIRTKPGQYFSKDLVIRSTREISQLGNFDEQKIDPKPTNINPNDGTVDIIYNVVEKPSDQIELSGGFGGGQLVGTLGLTFNNFSLRNIFNLKAYRPLPKGDGQKLSLRGQANGKNYQNYSFTFSDPWFGGKKPIYFGLTAYTQLSSTGQYYAKTDPRYNYLRINGIGVTLGKRLNWPDNYFQLNYSLNFDHYKLDNYTGYLFSNGTSYNIKLTQELSRNSLDVPIYPTSGSNIKFTVQVTPPYSLFNNTNYKIATPEERYRFVEYHKWKFDAQWFTRITGKLVVMSQVRFGFLGYYNKDVGQSPFERFKVGGDGMQTYQFLQGSEIIGLRGYKNFSIVPVGSNYNADTNPGSPIYNKYTLEIRHPIIASQSATIFVLGFAEGGNVWNNFSQFNPFNIRRSAGVGARIFLPIFGLLGLDYGYGFDSIPGIPDANKGQFHFSIAQSLSGGFN comes from the coding sequence ATGAATAAACTTTTTTTTGCAATTCTATTCTCGGTTCTGGCAGGTACAGCCATGGCTCAGGTAAGCCAGCCATCTGCACTGCAAAGGCCGAATTTGCCGACTGATAGCTTGAGCTATCTTAATCCTAAAGATTACATTATAGGTGGGCTAACAGTTAGTGGGGCTAAGTATCTGGATAAAGATATTCTTATTCAGGTTTCCAAATTAAATAAGGGCGATAAAATCACGCTTCCAGGCGATGCTTCATCTAACGTAATACGTAACCTTTGGCAACAGGGTTTGTTTGACGATGTTAAGCTGAATATCACTAAAATAAACTTAGATACCATTTACCTGGATATTGCTGTGCAAGAGCGTCCGCGCTTATCACGTTTGCATATATTAGGTATCCGCAAAGGCGAAGTAGAAGATGTACAGAAAAAGTTGAACGATAAAACGGGCAAAATCGTTAACGAAAACTTACTGAATACGACAACCGCTATCATTAAAAAGCATTTTAATGAGAAAGGCTTCCTTAATACAACTGTTGATATTAAACAACGTAAAGATCCGGGAGATGAGAGCAGCGTTATACTTGATGTAACCGTGAACAAGCATCAGAAGGTGAAAATCAATGATGTGATTTTTGAGGGTAATAAAGAGTTTAGCACAGCAACCTTACGTAAGTATTTACCAAAAACACGTAAGCGTAAGTTCTACAACATATTTGGTTCACGTAAGTTTAAGGAAGACCAGTACGAGGAAGACAAACAAACGCTGATTGAGAAAATGGCGGCCAAAGGTTATCGCGATGCAGAAATCATCAGCGATTCTGTTTGGAAACATGACGACAATACCGTTAACGTAAAAATTAAAGTTTACGAAGGCCCTAAATATTACTTCGGTAAAATCAACTGGTCTGGTAACGCAAAATATTCAACTGCTATCTTAAGTAAGATATTGCGCGTTCAAAAAGGTGATGTTTTCAGCGAAGAACAGTTAAACAAACGCCTGAGCGGTCCAACGCCTAATAGTGATGACGTATCTTCACTATACCTTAACGATGGCTACCTGACTTATCAGGCAGACCCTGTTCAGACAAAAATCTATAATGATACTGTTGACCTGGACATCCGTATTTATGAAGGACCGCAGTACCGTATCAACCGCGTTATTGTAAAAGGTAACGATGTAACCAACGATAAAGTGGTTATGCGTGAGATCAGGACTAAACCTGGACAATATTTCTCTAAAGATCTGGTCATCCGCAGTACACGTGAGATTTCTCAGTTGGGTAACTTTGACGAGCAAAAGATCGATCCGAAACCGACAAACATCAACCCTAATGATGGTACGGTAGATATTATTTACAACGTGGTTGAAAAACCATCAGACCAGATCGAACTTTCGGGCGGTTTCGGTGGTGGCCAGTTAGTGGGTACATTAGGCTTAACGTTCAACAACTTCTCGTTGCGTAACATATTTAATCTTAAAGCTTACCGCCCGCTACCAAAAGGTGATGGACAAAAATTAAGCTTACGCGGACAGGCCAACGGTAAAAACTACCAGAACTATTCGTTCACTTTCTCTGATCCATGGTTCGGTGGTAAAAAGCCTATTTACTTTGGTTTAACAGCCTATACACAGTTAAGCTCAACAGGCCAATATTATGCTAAGACTGACCCTCGTTACAACTACTTACGTATTAATGGTATCGGCGTAACTTTAGGTAAACGCTTAAACTGGCCGGATAACTACTTCCAGCTGAACTACTCGCTTAACTTTGACCACTACAAACTAGATAACTATACCGGTTACCTGTTTAGCAATGGTACATCTTACAACATTAAGTTAACGCAAGAGCTAAGCCGTAACTCACTTGACGTGCCAATTTATCCTACTTCGGGTTCAAACATTAAGTTTACCGTACAGGTAACGCCGCCATACTCATTGTTTAATAATACCAACTACAAAATTGCAACACCAGAGGAGCGTTACAGATTTGTAGAATATCATAAGTGGAAATTTGATGCGCAGTGGTTTACACGTATCACCGGTAAGTTGGTTGTGATGTCGCAGGTACGCTTTGGTTTCTTAGGTTACTACAACAAAGATGTAGGCCAGTCGCCGTTTGAAAGGTTTAAAGTAGGTGGCGACGGTATGCAGACTTACCAGTTCCTGCAAGGTAGCGAGATCATTGGTTTAAGAGGTTACAAAAACTTCTCTATTGTACCGGTAGGTTCAAACTACAATGCTGATACCAACCCGGGCAGCCCGATCTACAATAAATATACACTGGAAATCAGGCACCCGATTATTGCCAGCCAGTCGGCAACCATATTTGTTTTAGGATTTGCTGAAGGTGGTAATGTGTGGAACAATTTTAGTCAATTTAATCCGTTTAATATCAGACGTTCGGCAGGTGTGGGTGCTCGTATATTTTTACCTATATTTGGTTTGCTTGGACTTGACTATGGTTATGGCTTTGACAGCATCCCGGGTATACCTGACGCTAACAAAGGCCAGTTCCACTTTTCAATTGCACAGAGCCTGAGCGGAGGATTTAATTAA
- a CDS encoding OmpH family outer membrane protein, translating into MKKVILTFVITFAAFLGAYAQRFAFVDSEYILKHVPEYAAAQKQLATLSDQYQKDVDSRFQEIDRLYKAYQADQVLMTADMKKRREAEIVDKEKAAKDFQRSKFGPDGELAERSTQLVKPVQDRVAKAVQAVAEAENLDMIFDKNSEVMMLYANPRYNKSDAVITRLGLKPGVFAK; encoded by the coding sequence ATGAAAAAGGTTATTTTAACATTTGTTATTACTTTTGCAGCGTTTTTAGGTGCTTATGCCCAGCGCTTTGCTTTTGTTGATTCTGAATACATTTTAAAACATGTACCTGAGTATGCAGCAGCACAAAAACAGCTGGCAACATTATCAGATCAATACCAAAAAGATGTAGACAGCCGTTTTCAGGAAATTGACCGGTTGTATAAAGCTTATCAGGCAGATCAGGTTTTAATGACCGCTGATATGAAGAAGCGCCGTGAAGCTGAGATCGTAGACAAAGAGAAAGCTGCAAAGGATTTCCAGCGTTCGAAATTTGGCCCCGATGGCGAGCTTGCAGAACGCAGCACACAGTTGGTTAAACCGGTGCAAGACCGTGTTGCCAAAGCGGTACAGGCCGTAGCAGAAGCTGAAAACCTGGATATGATATTTGACAAAAACAGCGAAGTGATGATGCTGTATGCAAATCCTCGTTATAATAAAAGCGACGCGGTTATCACCCGCTTAGGTTTAAAGCCGGGTGTGTTTGCAAAGTGA
- a CDS encoding OmpH family outer membrane protein: protein MKKLLKVALVAGCMLMAGNFAKAQTKLGYIRFNDLIEAMPETKTVQTQLQAYQKQFMDQLNALNTEYTSKLQAYQSGRASMTDAIRTAKETELGDIQKRMQDYQNTAQQQVTDKGNELFKPVTEKARTAINAVAKEKGYTYVIDTTQVELIVAPTGDDLLAAVKAKLGLPATAAPAGK from the coding sequence ATGAAAAAACTATTGAAAGTTGCTTTAGTTGCGGGATGCATGTTAATGGCGGGTAACTTTGCGAAAGCACAAACTAAATTGGGTTACATCAGATTTAACGATTTGATTGAAGCAATGCCTGAGACTAAAACAGTTCAGACTCAATTACAAGCATACCAAAAACAATTCATGGATCAATTGAATGCCCTGAATACTGAATATACCAGCAAATTACAAGCTTACCAAAGTGGCCGTGCAAGCATGACTGACGCTATCCGTACTGCAAAAGAAACCGAGCTTGGCGATATTCAGAAACGTATGCAAGATTATCAGAACACTGCTCAGCAACAAGTTACTGATAAAGGTAACGAGCTGTTTAAACCAGTTACTGAGAAAGCACGTACAGCTATCAACGCTGTAGCTAAGGAAAAAGGTTATACTTACGTTATTGATACTACCCAGGTTGAACTGATCGTAGCACCAACTGGCGACGATTTATTAGCTGCTGTTAAAGCTAAATTAGGCTTACCAGCAACTGCTGCACCAGCCGGCAAATAA
- the murI gene encoding glutamate racemase, with translation MSSQKPIGIFDSGYGGLTVFRSIADQLPGYDYIYFGDNSRAPYGNRSFKNIHHYTWECVQWLFKQDCPLVILACNTASAKALRTIQQQDLPNGYADKRVLGVIRPTAEVIGNYSSNKEIGILGTKGTVQSESYLLEIAKFFPEVKAYQQACPLWVPLIENGEHDKPGADYFVKQYLDGILGKSNSIDTLLLACTHYPLIQEKIKNYLPENIQVIAQGDIVAKSLTDYLKRHPEIEQQLTKNNDRRFFTTTDDTDDFDKQASMFFNEEVKSGYVAV, from the coding sequence GTGTCGTCACAAAAACCTATAGGTATATTTGATTCCGGCTACGGCGGGTTAACGGTTTTCCGGTCTATTGCAGACCAGCTGCCCGGTTATGACTATATCTACTTTGGCGATAATAGCCGCGCGCCATACGGTAACCGTTCATTTAAAAATATCCACCACTACACCTGGGAGTGTGTGCAATGGCTTTTTAAACAAGACTGCCCGCTGGTAATCTTAGCCTGCAATACGGCATCGGCAAAGGCATTACGTACCATACAGCAGCAGGACTTACCCAACGGGTATGCTGATAAGCGGGTTTTGGGTGTGATAAGGCCAACCGCCGAAGTAATAGGTAATTACTCGTCCAATAAAGAGATCGGCATTTTAGGAACCAAAGGGACGGTGCAATCAGAATCCTACCTTTTAGAAATAGCCAAATTTTTCCCGGAAGTAAAAGCCTATCAACAAGCCTGTCCTTTATGGGTGCCGCTGATTGAAAATGGCGAGCATGATAAACCCGGTGCCGATTATTTTGTAAAGCAGTATTTAGATGGCATCCTGGGAAAATCTAATAGTATTGATACATTATTATTAGCCTGTACACATTATCCTTTGATACAGGAAAAAATTAAAAACTACCTGCCCGAAAATATACAGGTAATTGCACAGGGCGATATTGTTGCTAAAAGCCTAACTGATTACTTAAAACGCCACCCGGAAATTGAGCAGCAATTGACAAAAAATAACGACCGCCGGTTTTTTACAACCACCGATGATACCGACGACTTCGACAAGCAGGCTTCCATGTTCTTTAATGAAGAAGTGAAGTCTGGATATGTGGCAGTGTAA
- the nuoH gene encoding NADH-quinone oxidoreductase subunit NuoH → MGNLLIHIGVAVGLFAFAAFFALFAVYAERKVSAFIQDRIGPNVTGKYGTLQTLADILKLIQKEIINPTAVDKWLYALAPAIIFIAVYLGYAALPWAPGLVPSKINIGLYYIFAVISIETLGILMAGWGSNNKYSILGAMRSAAQIISYEIPAGFALISAVIVCGSLDLQQIAYRQGILYKDETQWFLGLWDVSKLGGIMSWNIFQAPHLMIAFVIYFIASLAESNRAPFDIPEAESELVSGFHTEYTGMRFGLVFLAEYSMMFLVSMIGVILFLGAWNTPLPNIVSVHLAEWTTGTAWGIFWISLKTLTLVGVQMWIRWTLPRLRVDQLMDLCWKVLTPLAFVCMIISAVWRVWVM, encoded by the coding sequence TTGGGTAATTTACTAATACATATTGGCGTGGCTGTGGGCTTATTTGCCTTTGCAGCTTTTTTCGCTTTGTTTGCAGTTTATGCCGAGCGTAAAGTTTCTGCCTTTATACAGGATAGGATAGGCCCTAATGTTACCGGTAAATATGGTACGCTGCAAACCCTTGCAGATATTCTAAAGCTCATCCAGAAAGAAATCATCAACCCCACTGCTGTTGATAAATGGCTATACGCGCTTGCGCCTGCCATCATATTTATTGCTGTTTATCTGGGTTATGCAGCCTTGCCCTGGGCGCCCGGCTTGGTGCCTTCTAAAATCAATATAGGCCTTTATTATATTTTCGCAGTCATTTCTATTGAAACTCTTGGCATTTTAATGGCGGGGTGGGGATCTAATAACAAGTATTCTATTTTAGGCGCCATGCGTTCGGCTGCGCAGATCATTTCTTATGAAATTCCTGCAGGCTTTGCTTTAATATCGGCGGTAATTGTGTGCGGCTCACTCGATTTGCAGCAGATCGCTTATCGCCAGGGCATTTTATATAAAGACGAAACCCAATGGTTTTTAGGCCTGTGGGATGTGTCTAAATTAGGTGGTATCATGTCGTGGAATATATTTCAGGCACCACACTTAATGATTGCTTTTGTGATTTACTTTATTGCCTCACTGGCAGAAAGTAACCGTGCGCCTTTTGATATCCCTGAAGCGGAATCGGAACTGGTGTCGGGTTTTCATACTGAATATACAGGGATGCGCTTCGGCTTAGTTTTTTTGGCCGAGTACTCCATGATGTTTTTGGTTTCCATGATAGGCGTAATTCTTTTTCTTGGTGCCTGGAACACACCTTTACCAAATATTGTAAGTGTTCACCTTGCCGAATGGACTACAGGAACCGCCTGGGGAATATTTTGGATTAGTTTAAAAACACTGACTTTAGTTGGTGTGCAAATGTGGATCAGGTGGACACTGCCGCGTTTGCGCGTAGACCAATTGATGGACCTGTGCTGGAAAGTATTAACGCCATTGGCTTTTGTTTGTATGATCATCTCGGCTGTATGGCGGGTATGGGTAATGTAA
- a CDS encoding NuoI/complex I 23 kDa subunit family protein codes for MSLFKETIKGLATAWKGMSLTIKHLFALKKREVIPVKKPNYFDVQNGTATIEYPQEKMPIPEVGRYQLDVEIDDCIVCDLCAKICPVDCIDIEAIKATEAIGQTSDGTTKRLYAAKFDIDMAKCMYCGLCTVVCPTECIVMTNEYDRTVFTLSELTYQFSDMTAEEAAEKRALLEKQNAEKQAAKLAAMQKQNKE; via the coding sequence GTGAGCTTATTTAAGGAAACGATAAAAGGATTAGCAACAGCATGGAAGGGAATGAGCCTTACCATAAAGCACCTTTTTGCCTTAAAGAAGCGTGAAGTAATACCTGTTAAAAAGCCTAATTACTTTGATGTACAAAACGGAACGGCAACCATTGAGTACCCGCAGGAAAAAATGCCGATACCCGAGGTAGGCCGTTACCAGCTGGACGTTGAGATTGACGATTGCATTGTTTGCGATCTTTGCGCTAAGATATGCCCGGTTGATTGCATCGATATAGAAGCAATTAAAGCCACTGAAGCGATTGGCCAAACATCAGACGGTACCACCAAGCGTTTATATGCGGCCAAGTTTGATATAGACATGGCCAAGTGCATGTATTGTGGCTTGTGCACGGTGGTTTGCCCAACCGAGTGTATCGTGATGACAAATGAGTATGACCGCACTGTATTTACCTTGTCTGAACTTACTTATCAATTCTCAGACATGACAGCAGAAGAGGCGGCTGAAAAACGGGCGCTTTTAGAAAAACAAAATGCAGAAAAGCAAGCTGCTAAATTAGCGGCTATGCAAAAACAGAATAAAGAATGA
- a CDS encoding NADH-quinone oxidoreductase subunit J family protein — MTAVQIMFYILSVITLASAGYVAASSNLVRSVFMFFVTLFALAGLYVLSLADFVAVTQIVIYVGGILVLILFAFMLSGRETLYNAQQSGNKLLRIGNLPALLISALLLIILVNVFLKSDADHLPWINRAIRSGNTMSTESNGTANIGINLMTRYLLPFEIISILLMMALVGAAHLSRKEQAA, encoded by the coding sequence ATGACGGCCGTACAAATCATGTTCTATATCTTGAGCGTAATTACATTGGCTTCGGCGGGTTATGTAGCTGCAAGCAGTAACCTGGTGCGTTCGGTGTTTATGTTTTTTGTGACGCTATTTGCATTGGCAGGGTTATACGTATTGTCCCTGGCCGATTTTGTTGCGGTAACCCAAATTGTGATCTATGTTGGGGGCATACTGGTTTTAATATTATTCGCCTTCATGCTTTCCGGTCGCGAAACATTATACAACGCACAACAATCTGGCAATAAGCTGCTGCGCATCGGTAACCTGCCGGCACTGTTAATCTCAGCGTTATTATTAATTATACTGGTTAATGTGTTTTTAAAAAGTGATGCAGACCACTTGCCCTGGATAAATCGTGCCATCAGATCGGGTAATACCATGAGTACCGAAAGTAATGGTACTGCCAATATTGGTATCAACCTCATGACACGGTACTTATTGCCTTTTGAGATCATATCTATCCTATTAATGATGGCATTGGTAGGCGCGGCGCATTTGTCGAGAAAGGAGCAAGCAGCATGA
- the nuoK gene encoding NADH-quinone oxidoreductase subunit NuoK: MIPLTHYLVLSAALFCIGLYVVLAKRNAIQILIGIELMLNAAILNLVAFGKHDKVNNGGQMFALFAIVLAAATTAVALAIVLNVYRRYKTIDPDKVDKLKDKN, encoded by the coding sequence ATGATCCCGTTAACCCATTATCTGGTACTAAGCGCTGCACTATTTTGCATAGGCCTATATGTTGTTTTAGCAAAACGCAATGCGATACAAATATTGATTGGTATAGAGTTGATGCTTAATGCAGCTATATTAAATCTGGTAGCATTTGGAAAGCATGATAAGGTAAACAACGGTGGGCAAATGTTTGCACTGTTTGCCATAGTGCTGGCTGCAGCTACTACGGCTGTAGCGTTGGCCATTGTTTTAAACGTTTACAGGCGCTATAAAACCATTGACCCGGATAAGGTAGACAAACTGAAAGATAAAAATTAA